Part of the Azotosporobacter soli genome, AGTTCCAGATACTGTCCGTATTCTTCCCCATAGCGTTCAGCAAGTTCATGCCGAATTTGACGCGCCACAGCCGGGCTCTTGCCGCCGGTCGAAACCGTGAACAGCAAGTCACCGCGCCGGACCTGTCCGGGCACGGTAAAATCGCATAATTCAGGGGCGTCGGCCACATTCACCAGCGCCCCTGCCTGTTTGCCGTCGATAGCCGCCTCCCTGTTTACATCGCAATGATCGGTGGCGCAAAACAACAAGAAAAACCCGGCGCCGTCCCCCGGCTGCCAGGTCCGATTCCAATGCCGCACCGTCCCGGCTGCAGCCAGACGCTGAAGCGTTTCCGTCAGACAAGGACTAATCATCGTAACTAGCGCACCGGCTTTTACTGCCGCAACCGCTTTTCGCTCTGCCACGCCGCCGCCGCCGATAACGGCAACCGTTCGGCCGGCAAGATTCAGATTCATCGGATAAACAGTCACTTTTTTCACATCCTCAATTGTAGCACATTTGGCCGATAAAAGGTACCACCTGCGCCGGCTTTCCAATCGGTACGCGCAGAGAAAACCAAGGCCGTTCCCGCTTTTTACATTTACTCCGCTTTCAAGTCGACCGCCCGTCCACCGGTAAGTAATACGAGTTCCTTATAGCTCAGCGGCAGCAAGGCTTGCTGCGAACCGCCTCCGGCGTATATTTCCCCATAGCGGGCCAGCGTTTCATCGATAAAGATCGGCAGCGGTTCCAGAAGACCAAGCGGGCTCACCGCCCCCACCGCATAACCGGTTACGTGCAGTACCGTTTCCGGCAGCGCGATGCGCGCGCTCTTCGCTGCTAATATTTTTCGCACTTTGCGATTACTGATCTTGTTATCCCCCGCCGCGACAAAGAGGGCAAAACAGTCTTTGCTTTGAAACAAGATCGACTTCGCCACTTGCCCGTCTGCGACGCCAATCGCAGCCGCCGCTTCCGGCACCGTCCGCACCCACTCGCCAAGCTGCAGCAAACTGCGCTTGATTCCCGCCGCCTCCAGTTGTTCCTTGATCCGTTCTGCCGACACTCGGTTTCCACCTTCCCTCTTTTGCTAACGACATATTTCCAATCTTTTTCGTTTCGACCTTCCGCCCCGCTGCACCTGCAGCCAATCGCAATTTCCACAAAAAACTGCCATAACTGCAGATCCTTACCCTATCTTTTGTCTATCTTGGAGTAAATGTCAAATCATCCCTTCGCGTCTTCGCGTTACTCACCCTTTTTTTAACTCCGCAGACAAAAAACCGGAAGCGATAACGCCTCCGGTCCTCATTCCTACCAAACTCCGATAAATTTCATCCACGGCATACCGATGCCAATCCAAATCACAAAATGGACAAGCGAAAGCAGGAATCCGATGCGCCACCATTCGCCCTGCGTAATATAACCGGCGCCGAAAAAGATCGGCGATACGCCGCAAGCATAATGCGTCAGCGTGGAGCAAGTGTTCGCAATGACGCCGAGCAAGATGCAGGTCATCACGACCGGCGCACCCGCCGCAACCGCAACTGACGAGAAGGCGCTGAACAAAGCGACGACATGCGCCGTATTGCTGGCAAAACCATAGTGAACATAATTGTATACGACAAATAGAATCATCAGTGTGGCGAACCAGGGCACTCCGGCCAACTGTGCGCCAACCAGATTCGCGAACCAGGTGATCAAGCCCAGTTTCGACAGATAGGCGGCCATATTCACCAGTACGCCCATCCAAACCATAACGTCCCAGGCGCTTTTTTCGCCGAGTACGTCATCCCAGGTCAATACCTGCGTCATCAACATGACGCAAACGCCGAGGAGCGCGATAAACGCCGGACTAAACTTAGTAATACTGGTCGTCGCCCACAAACTTAATGCGCCGACAAAAACAAGCAGCAGCACCTTTTCCGCTTTGCTCATCGCGCCCATCTTGTCGAGTTCCTCTTGCGCGATGATTTTTGCCTCCGGCGTCTTCTTCAGCTCCGGCGGATAAATTTTATAAAGCAGGTACGGAATCACAAGCGTCGCTACGATGCCCGGCACGATGCAGGCAACGAACCAATCGGCCCAGCTGATGACGACATTGAAATTCTCCTTGGCTAATGCCACAACGACCGTGTTATTGGAAGCGCCGGTTAAAAACACCGAGGCGCTGACCACGACGCTGTTATACGCGCTGAACAATAAGAATTTCCCCACGCGTCCGGCGCTTTCGCCCGGTTCCGATTTAAACGCCGTGCACAGGCT contains:
- a CDS encoding bifunctional precorrin-2 dehydrogenase/sirohydrochlorin ferrochelatase; the protein is MTVYPMNLNLAGRTVAVIGGGGVAERKAVAAVKAGALVTMISPCLTETLQRLAAAGTVRHWNRTWQPGDGAGFFLLFCATDHCDVNREAAIDGKQAGALVNVADAPELCDFTVPGQVRRGDLLFTVSTGGKSPAVARQIRHELAERYGEEYGQYLELIGRLRAELKSTLHVSAERQRIWRQAMDETVLELLRAGKFKEAEAKIRNAISSAGTQS
- a CDS encoding YbaK/EbsC family protein; the protein is MSAERIKEQLEAAGIKRSLLQLGEWVRTVPEAAAAIGVADGQVAKSILFQSKDCFALFVAAGDNKISNRKVRKILAAKSARIALPETVLHVTGYAVGAVSPLGLLEPLPIFIDETLARYGEIYAGGGSQQALLPLSYKELVLLTGGRAVDLKAE
- a CDS encoding DASS family sodium-coupled anion symporter, whose amino-acid sequence is MWKEESGTVNQWVRGMICIVLGSAIWFSPVPEGVKQEAWHLLAIFAATIAAFILQPMPIGASAVLGLTVTVMAGVLKPVDALQGFSNDVIWLIVAAFMFAKGFIKTGLGSRVAYCLMRSCGDSTLKLAYTMAITDFVVAPATPSNTARGGGVIFPIVRSLCTAFKSEPGESAGRVGKFLLFSAYNSVVVSASVFLTGASNNTVVVALAKENFNVVISWADWFVACIVPGIVATLVIPYLLYKIYPPELKKTPEAKIIAQEELDKMGAMSKAEKVLLLVFVGALSLWATTSITKFSPAFIALLGVCVMLMTQVLTWDDVLGEKSAWDVMVWMGVLVNMAAYLSKLGLITWFANLVGAQLAGVPWFATLMILFVVYNYVHYGFASNTAHVVALFSAFSSVAVAAGAPVVMTCILLGVIANTCSTLTHYACGVSPIFFGAGYITQGEWWRIGFLLSLVHFVIWIGIGMPWMKFIGVW